A part of Nitrospira sp. genomic DNA contains:
- a CDS encoding sodium:calcium antiporter, whose translation MTVLYYVLLFLVSVAVTLGGCALFTNAIEWFGKRRGISEGAVGSVFAAIGTTLPETSIPIIAIFFGDSPEEAEVGLGAILGAPFMLSTLVLPILAVLLLLYARAGKRTARFQLNYHEVLTDLTFFMIGYFIALGCAFVPSKLIHLIAAGVLICLYIYYMKLKFAPAGEEEGGGELEPLIFDKHAATPSYAMIGFQSLLGLGGLIMGAHLFVMAAESMAGLFAMSPLILALLIAPLATELPEMSNSFLWLYRKKDRLAVANVTGAMVFQGTFPVALGLIGTEWVIASSALTTMILAVLAVGFCLLQILIGGRWRPWLLAAGAVFYIGYTVHLYVN comes from the coding sequence ATGACCGTGCTGTACTACGTGCTCCTCTTTCTCGTTTCCGTCGCGGTCACGCTTGGTGGGTGTGCACTCTTTACGAACGCCATTGAATGGTTTGGCAAGCGGCGTGGTATCTCCGAGGGTGCCGTTGGTAGTGTCTTTGCCGCCATCGGCACAACCCTGCCTGAGACCTCGATCCCGATCATTGCGATTTTCTTCGGTGATAGCCCTGAAGAAGCTGAGGTTGGCTTAGGTGCCATCTTAGGCGCGCCGTTCATGCTCAGCACACTGGTGCTACCCATCCTGGCTGTGCTGCTGCTGCTCTATGCACGAGCCGGCAAGCGGACCGCCCGATTCCAGCTCAACTATCATGAAGTACTAACAGACCTCACGTTTTTTATGATCGGGTATTTTATCGCCTTGGGATGCGCCTTCGTGCCGTCCAAACTGATTCACCTCATCGCGGCCGGTGTATTGATCTGCTTGTATATCTACTACATGAAGCTCAAATTCGCACCCGCTGGTGAGGAAGAAGGGGGTGGTGAGCTGGAGCCGTTGATTTTCGACAAGCACGCAGCCACGCCGTCCTATGCCATGATCGGATTTCAATCCCTCTTGGGTTTAGGTGGATTGATCATGGGCGCCCATTTATTTGTCATGGCTGCAGAATCGATGGCCGGCTTGTTCGCCATGTCGCCGTTGATCTTGGCGCTGCTGATCGCGCCACTCGCTACCGAGCTACCGGAGATGTCCAATAGTTTTCTCTGGCTCTATCGCAAGAAAGACCGGCTCGCCGTGGCCAATGTTACGGGTGCCATGGTCTTTCAAGGCACCTTCCCGGTTGCGCTGGGGTTGATCGGAACCGAGTGGGTCATTGCATCATCGGCATTGACCACCATGATCCTAGCCGTGCTGGCCGTGGGATTCTGCCTCCTGCAGATTCTGATCGGTGGACGGTGGCGACCGTGGCTGCTCGCCGCCGGAGCGGTGTTCTATATCGGTTATACGGTACATCTCTATGTCAACTGA
- a CDS encoding porin family protein — MKQRCPAWVYTWIFTATLLHASLTSVLTIPNAYSEMYVGGQIGTTLFGDNNKLTRVDLTDLGGPPGSTLTPPGSMSGRDLASSPVLGGKIGYYFPQVPWLGLELEGYYTTPHIEQQSTRLSFIPGSILNGVGQIAGGDTISGFSGDLFRVITVAPFNLMLRYHKTRFQPYVGIGPGVFMARVKTIVSGFEGTQSSTRVGLNVKLGGEYFFTRHISGFGEVRYNYTTFNFDANDAGAFGFTAIYNPVIFSFGVNYHF, encoded by the coding sequence ATGAAACAACGATGTCCTGCGTGGGTTTACACATGGATCTTCACTGCGACGTTGTTGCACGCGTCGCTGACATCGGTTCTGACCATACCGAATGCCTATTCAGAAATGTACGTTGGAGGTCAAATCGGTACCACATTGTTCGGCGACAACAACAAGCTCACCAGAGTCGACCTGACCGATCTTGGTGGTCCTCCAGGATCCACGCTCACTCCTCCCGGATCGATGTCAGGTCGTGATTTGGCCAGCTCCCCAGTACTAGGCGGGAAAATCGGGTATTACTTTCCGCAAGTGCCATGGCTTGGTCTAGAGCTGGAAGGCTACTATACGACTCCTCACATTGAGCAACAATCGACAAGACTCAGCTTTATTCCTGGATCGATCTTGAATGGCGTCGGTCAGATAGCTGGTGGAGATACAATAAGTGGTTTTTCAGGGGATCTTTTTCGAGTCATTACGGTTGCTCCATTTAATCTCATGTTGCGGTATCACAAGACAAGGTTTCAACCCTATGTTGGGATTGGTCCTGGAGTATTTATGGCCCGGGTCAAAACCATAGTATCGGGATTTGAAGGGACGCAGAGTTCAACCAGGGTAGGTCTGAACGTCAAGCTCGGTGGCGAATACTTTTTCACACGACACATCTCTGGATTCGGAGAAGTCAGATATAACTACACGACTTTCAATTTTGACGCCAACGACGCAGGAGCCTTTGGATTTACAGCTATTTATAATCCGGTCATTTTTTCCTTCGGAGTCAATTACCACTTCTAG
- the rsmA gene encoding ribosomal RNA small subunit methyltransferase A encodes MLSHASGYIGQAIGPGSTNSELSVNSSLPPAAIKRLGQNFLIDPNIVRKIIALAELTPTHAALEIGPGRGILTEALCRASGHVTAIEVDPRLHAFLTEQQPQFSNLMLVLDDAMTYPVEQLPSGTIVVANLPYYLSTPLLFRLLDRRDRFPRMVLMLQNEVADRLVAKPGSSDYGVLSVMAQYAAEITKAFRVSAQCFRPRPQVGSAVVLLKTKHQRALNQEEEAKFAALVKAAFAHRRKTLINSLKDQGYDQKLVAAALEALALSPSLRAEILSIEQFIELTRRIYG; translated from the coding sequence GTGCTATCGCACGCCTCTGGGTATATTGGCCAAGCAATTGGCCCAGGCTCCACCAACTCGGAGTTGAGTGTGAACTCCTCTCTTCCCCCTGCCGCGATCAAACGCCTTGGGCAGAACTTTCTCATCGACCCCAACATTGTTCGTAAAATCATCGCACTGGCTGAGCTCACCCCAACTCATGCCGCGTTGGAAATCGGGCCAGGCCGCGGCATCCTCACCGAAGCGCTGTGTCGTGCGAGTGGCCACGTGACGGCGATCGAAGTCGATCCTCGGCTCCATGCGTTCTTAACTGAACAACAGCCCCAGTTTTCCAATCTCATGCTTGTCCTCGACGATGCGATGACCTATCCGGTCGAGCAGCTTCCGAGCGGCACCATCGTCGTCGCCAATCTTCCCTATTATTTATCCACTCCCCTCCTCTTCCGGCTTCTCGATCGACGCGATCGATTCCCCCGTATGGTGCTGATGCTGCAGAATGAAGTAGCTGATCGACTCGTGGCCAAACCCGGAAGTTCGGACTACGGAGTCCTCTCCGTCATGGCACAATATGCGGCAGAGATCACGAAAGCATTTCGAGTCTCTGCCCAGTGCTTCCGACCACGACCGCAAGTCGGCTCTGCAGTGGTTCTGCTCAAGACCAAGCATCAGAGAGCACTGAACCAGGAAGAAGAGGCCAAATTTGCAGCACTGGTGAAAGCCGCCTTCGCCCACCGCCGCAAGACGCTCATCAATTCACTGAAAGATCAGGGGTACGATCAGAAGCTAGTGGCAGCTGCGTTGGAAGCGCTTGCACTCTCGCCTTCTCTCCGTGCGGAAATCCTTTCCATCGAGCAGTTTATTGAACTGACCCGCCGCATTTATGGATGA
- the larC gene encoding nickel pincer cofactor biosynthesis protein LarC, producing the protein MGRHLHFDCFSGVSGDMVLGALVSAGLPWTDLVKGLKGLKLTGYTLRKREVHRGVLPAIKVDVIVQQGFQRPLTLSRIRKILVDSTLPGPVKERSQSVFDRLTEAEGVAHGVDPKDVHFHEVGVMDSFIDVVGGVLGCYLLNATQITASPINVGAGSIQTSHGLLPVPGPAVAALAKGIPIYADGPRCELATPTGVALLRTLASEFGPMPTMKSTAVGYGAGDQDPDGWPNALRLFVEEESTSAANPTEPMIQIETNLDDLSPQTYEYIMEQLFQVGAVDVVLVPVVMKKSRPGILLSCLATEDRTDAVIEVLFQETTTLGVRLHEVRRQVLTRRFVPVTTPGGVIRMKVAEVGAGWEKAAPEYEDCKAIAQRTGQPLKTVMEDALMAYRQGRKKTRITASRGRA; encoded by the coding sequence ATGGGCCGTCATTTGCATTTCGATTGTTTCTCCGGAGTCAGTGGAGATATGGTCCTGGGCGCATTAGTGAGCGCAGGGTTACCATGGACTGACTTGGTCAAGGGCCTCAAAGGACTCAAGCTTACCGGCTACACATTGCGGAAGCGCGAGGTACATCGTGGCGTGCTCCCGGCAATCAAAGTCGATGTGATCGTTCAACAGGGATTTCAACGGCCGCTGACCCTCTCTCGCATTCGAAAAATCCTTGTCGACAGCACGTTGCCAGGCCCGGTCAAGGAACGGAGCCAGTCGGTCTTTGATCGACTGACTGAGGCCGAAGGAGTGGCGCATGGTGTCGATCCAAAAGATGTTCACTTTCATGAAGTCGGAGTGATGGATTCGTTTATCGATGTTGTCGGTGGCGTGCTGGGGTGCTATCTCTTGAACGCCACCCAAATCACCGCCTCTCCGATCAATGTTGGAGCCGGGTCGATTCAAACCTCACACGGACTCTTACCGGTTCCAGGGCCTGCGGTGGCGGCGCTGGCGAAGGGAATTCCGATCTACGCCGACGGTCCGCGTTGTGAGCTTGCCACCCCCACCGGGGTTGCGCTGCTTCGAACATTGGCGTCTGAATTCGGCCCGATGCCGACCATGAAGAGTACGGCCGTGGGCTACGGAGCCGGCGACCAGGATCCAGACGGATGGCCGAATGCCTTGCGCCTGTTTGTGGAGGAAGAGTCCACGTCGGCGGCCAATCCGACCGAGCCGATGATACAGATTGAGACGAATCTTGACGACCTCAGTCCACAGACCTACGAATACATCATGGAGCAGCTCTTTCAGGTCGGTGCTGTTGATGTCGTGCTGGTTCCCGTCGTCATGAAGAAAAGTCGGCCAGGAATTCTGCTGAGCTGCCTAGCTACTGAAGACCGGACGGATGCCGTGATTGAGGTCCTCTTCCAGGAAACGACCACGCTCGGAGTGCGACTTCATGAAGTACGCCGACAGGTCCTCACCAGGCGATTCGTCCCCGTCACGACGCCAGGCGGAGTCATTCGTATGAAAGTAGCCGAGGTCGGCGCCGGATGGGAAAAAGCAGCCCCCGAATATGAGGACTGCAAAGCCATCGCGCAACGAACCGGCCAGCCGCTCAAGACAGTAATGGAGGATGCGCTGATGGCCTATCGACAGGGACGCAAGAAAACGAGAATCACAGCTTCGCGAGGCCGAGCATGA
- the pdxA gene encoding 4-hydroxythreonine-4-phosphate dehydrogenase PdxA, whose protein sequence is MSTEPRSPRTRSSSPQLPLLGITMGDPSGIGPEVIAKALSGTHLRNVCRSVVIGSLPVMERTIKSLKLKLNVVQVRNHESMAPRRGTVAVLDPLETPLRTFKRGIAAAETGAASVAFIKKAVELAQIGCIEGMVTAPINKEAINMAGCRYPGHTELLADLTHANESGMMIVGGPLRIMFVTTHVAIRDLPALLTQAKTEKAIRLAQLALTTLFGIKRPRIGVAALNPHAGEHGLFGDEEARIILPATRATQQQGILASDPLPADTLFGKAAKGAFDGVVALYHDQGLIPLKLVAFGTCVNLTVGLPIIRTSVDHGTAFDIVGKGVADPGSLIEAIKLAAMIAQNRMVTTSTKKGRTKRVA, encoded by the coding sequence ATGTCAACTGAACCGCGATCACCTCGCACACGTTCTTCATCCCCTCAACTCCCCTTGCTGGGAATCACGATGGGAGACCCGTCCGGCATCGGTCCGGAGGTCATCGCCAAAGCTCTGTCTGGTACTCACTTGCGTAACGTCTGTCGGTCGGTTGTGATCGGATCCCTTCCCGTCATGGAGCGAACGATCAAGTCACTGAAGCTTAAACTGAACGTAGTCCAAGTTCGTAATCATGAATCGATGGCGCCGCGTAGAGGAACGGTAGCGGTACTCGACCCACTGGAGACACCGCTGCGAACATTCAAACGAGGAATTGCCGCTGCGGAGACTGGCGCCGCTTCAGTCGCCTTTATCAAAAAGGCTGTCGAACTGGCTCAGATCGGCTGTATTGAAGGCATGGTGACAGCGCCCATCAACAAAGAAGCCATCAATATGGCTGGCTGCCGGTACCCAGGCCATACCGAGTTATTGGCTGATCTCACCCACGCGAACGAATCAGGCATGATGATCGTGGGCGGACCGTTACGCATCATGTTCGTCACAACACATGTCGCGATCAGAGATCTCCCGGCACTGCTGACGCAAGCCAAGACTGAAAAGGCGATCCGCTTGGCCCAATTGGCGCTGACGACACTGTTTGGCATCAAGCGCCCCAGGATAGGAGTGGCTGCCCTCAATCCGCATGCCGGTGAACATGGCTTATTCGGTGATGAAGAAGCGCGAATTATCCTCCCGGCAACACGCGCCACCCAACAACAGGGCATTCTGGCAAGTGATCCCTTGCCGGCTGATACGCTGTTTGGGAAAGCTGCGAAAGGGGCATTTGACGGCGTCGTCGCCCTCTATCACGATCAGGGTCTCATTCCCCTGAAGCTGGTCGCCTTCGGCACCTGTGTCAATCTCACCGTGGGCTTGCCGATCATCCGCACCTCAGTGGATCATGGAACCGCATTTGATATCGTCGGGAAAGGCGTCGCTGATCCCGGAAGCCTGATTGAGGCCATCAAACTGGCTGCCATGATCGCTCAGAATAGAATGGTGACAACTTCGACCAAGAAGGGACGGACTAAACGTGTCGCTTGA
- a CDS encoding NAD(P)-dependent glycerol-3-phosphate dehydrogenase — MPTTINKLGVIGAGAWGTALAKHLAEKGLEVCLWAYEHDVVNAINTSHENPVFLKGVPLPSNLMATSSLVDAVHGCDGILLAVPSHRTRSVLHQLAPYISKPLPFVCATKGIEETTAKLMTQVMEDELSPSMHRSLMVLSGPSFASEFSMRKPTALCLAGSDEQLVRQFQGALMTPVFRVYADTDVIGVQLGGALKNVMALAAGVIDGLNLGLNARAALITRGLAETVRLGMAMGADPRTFYGLSGVGDLVLTCTGTLSRNHSVGVRLGQGEKLETILAGMQAVAEGVRTARAALTLAQRHRVDMPIIQEIHSVLYDDKSCRKAVTDLMERDAKSEKEWT; from the coding sequence ATGCCAACCACGATCAATAAGCTCGGTGTTATTGGAGCTGGCGCCTGGGGCACAGCCTTGGCGAAACATCTGGCCGAAAAGGGTCTGGAGGTTTGCCTCTGGGCCTATGAACACGACGTCGTCAACGCCATCAACACCTCTCATGAAAATCCTGTCTTCCTGAAGGGTGTCCCTCTTCCATCAAATTTGATGGCCACTTCCTCACTGGTTGACGCCGTACATGGCTGTGATGGGATTCTGCTTGCCGTTCCTTCACACAGAACCCGATCCGTGTTGCATCAGTTGGCACCCTACATCTCAAAGCCCCTACCGTTCGTGTGCGCAACCAAAGGCATAGAAGAAACCACGGCCAAATTGATGACCCAGGTTATGGAGGACGAGTTATCGCCGTCCATGCACCGCTCCCTCATGGTGCTGTCTGGACCCAGTTTCGCTTCCGAATTCAGCATGAGGAAACCCACGGCCCTGTGCTTGGCTGGCTCCGATGAACAGCTCGTGCGGCAGTTTCAGGGTGCCTTGATGACGCCTGTATTTCGTGTGTACGCCGATACAGACGTCATCGGCGTCCAACTCGGCGGAGCCCTGAAAAATGTCATGGCACTGGCTGCCGGTGTGATCGATGGCCTGAACCTCGGACTCAATGCCCGCGCGGCGCTCATTACTCGAGGCCTGGCTGAAACCGTCAGGCTGGGCATGGCCATGGGAGCCGATCCGCGCACATTTTATGGACTGTCCGGGGTCGGCGATCTGGTCCTGACCTGTACGGGCACACTCAGCCGAAACCATTCGGTAGGCGTTCGCCTCGGCCAGGGAGAAAAGTTGGAGACAATTTTGGCAGGCATGCAGGCTGTCGCTGAAGGCGTTCGGACGGCACGTGCCGCATTAACATTGGCCCAGCGCCATCGGGTCGATATGCCGATCATACAAGAAATTCATTCCGTCCTGTATGACGATAAGTCTTGTAGGAAGGCCGTGACTGATTTGATGGAACGGGATGCAAAATCAGAGAAGGAGTGGACATGA
- the larB gene encoding nickel pincer cofactor biosynthesis protein LarB, which translates to MNPEGLERLLQQVRQGDATVEQALQRLQSLPFEDLGFASVDHHRSLRQGFPEVVLCEGKTIAQIIAIARALIKKQGPFLATRANPSVGRAIRRLDRRAQYYPDARLVAIHASKQKQHGHILVVTAGTADVPVAEEARVTAEVMGSHVERLYDVGVAGIHRLLGKRDRLFDAKVVIVAAGMDGVLPSVVGGLVHCPVIAVPTSRGYGASFGGVAALLTMLNSCAAGVGVMNIDNGFGAACLAHRINMLGVEK; encoded by the coding sequence ATGAATCCGGAAGGACTCGAACGGCTGTTGCAGCAAGTCCGTCAAGGCGATGCCACGGTGGAACAGGCACTTCAGCGCCTGCAGTCACTACCTTTTGAGGATCTGGGCTTTGCCTCAGTCGATCATCATCGGTCATTACGACAAGGGTTCCCCGAGGTCGTCTTGTGTGAAGGGAAAACCATCGCGCAGATTATCGCCATCGCTCGGGCGCTTATCAAGAAACAAGGCCCGTTTCTTGCCACTCGTGCCAACCCATCGGTTGGGCGAGCCATTCGCCGCCTGGATCGGCGAGCACAGTACTATCCTGATGCACGTCTGGTGGCGATTCACGCTTCCAAGCAGAAACAACATGGGCATATACTCGTAGTGACCGCAGGAACGGCGGACGTGCCCGTGGCGGAAGAAGCTCGTGTGACGGCTGAAGTGATGGGTAGCCACGTCGAGCGACTGTACGATGTCGGGGTTGCGGGTATCCATCGACTGCTCGGAAAGAGAGATCGGCTGTTCGATGCGAAGGTCGTGATCGTCGCAGCTGGTATGGACGGTGTCCTGCCGAGCGTGGTGGGAGGGTTGGTCCACTGCCCGGTCATTGCCGTGCCAACCAGCCGAGGCTATGGTGCGAGCTTCGGGGGAGTCGCTGCGCTGCTGACGATGCTCAATTCCTGCGCTGCGGGTGTAGGCGTGATGAATATCGACAACGGATTCGGCGCGGCCTGCCTCGCACATCGGATCAATATGTTGGGAGTAGAGAAATAG